A window of the Tiliqua scincoides isolate rTilSci1 chromosome 5, rTilSci1.hap2, whole genome shotgun sequence genome harbors these coding sequences:
- the LOC136653611 gene encoding olfactory receptor 6C65-like has translation MAYENEVIVENRTKIKEFLLLGFTGNHKLEMLLFAFSLTMYLMTLTGNMLIIILTLTVLRLKTPMYFFLRNYAILEIGYTTAAIPTALINLASGRKTISYVGCLSQSFLYFFLGNTDFFLLTVMSFDRYTAICNPLRYTTIMNERVCTLLVLVSWICGFALIFAPFMYVIQFPFCGSNVIDHFFCDIRSLLNLLCGDTRLLQLVGFFLAMFILLGTLAVTVVTYVKIISTVLHIPTAAGRQKAFSTCAAHITVVSLTYGSCISMYVKPAQIDDHSLSKAVAILNNVVCPLMTPFVYTLRNKQVQDALKDVFSCKVAFHKMQRSS, from the coding sequence ATGGCTTATGAAAATGAAGTCATAGTGGAGAACAGAACCAAGATCAAGGAATTTTTACTCCTAGGGTTCACAGGAAATCACAAACTAGAGATGCTGCTCTTTGCCTTTTCCCTGACCATGTACTTGATGACCCTAACAGGAAACATGCTCATTATTATCCTCACTCTGACGGTTTTACGACTTAaaacccccatgtatttcttcctccgGAACTATGCCATCTTGGAAATTGGCTACACCACGGCAGCTATCCCAACAGCCTTGATCAACCTGGCATCTGGCAGGAAGACCATCTCTTATGTTGGGTGCCTAAGCCAGTCCTTCCTCTATTTCTTCTTGGGCAACACCGATTTCTTCCTGCTGACGGTCATGTCCTTTGATAGATACACTGCCATCTGCAACCCTCTGAGGTACACCACCATCATGAACGAACGTGTCTGCACCCTCTTGGTGCTGGTCTCTTGGATTTGTGGGTTTGCCCTGATTTTTGCTCCATTCATGTATGTGATTCAATTTCCCTTCTGTGGGTCAAATGTTAtcgaccatttcttctgtgacatcagaTCATTACTCAACCTCCTCTGTGGGGATACCCGTCTCCTGCAGCTCGTTGGTTTTTTTCTTGCCATGTTTATTCTGTTGGGAACTTTAGCTGTCACTGTGGTGACCTATGTGAAGATTATCTCCACGGTTCTCCACATCCCAACTGCTGCCGGGAGGCAGAAGGCTTTTTCTACCTGTGCTGCTCACATCACCGTGGTCTCCCTCACTTATGGCAGCTGCATTTCCATGTATGTCAAACCAGCGCAGATTGATGATCATAGCCTGAGCAAAGCTGTAGCCATTCTCAACAACGTAGTGTGTCCTCTTATGACTCCGTTTGTTTACACTTTGAGGAACAAGCAGGTCCAAGATGCCTTGAAAGACGTTTTTAGCTGCAAAGTGGCCTTTCATAAAATGCAGAGGTCCTCATAG